The following coding sequences lie in one Lytechinus pictus isolate F3 Inbred unplaced genomic scaffold, Lp3.0 scaffold_20, whole genome shotgun sequence genomic window:
- the LOC129282936 gene encoding uncharacterized protein LOC129282936, with amino-acid sequence MNDTLATINVDQLSNAVNSVVQSTALGQVPLDPSPPPADHPDASPPFCEGGKLPSPGGGTTQVVQPCASYCGRTFGGRLAEGHNSIPATTISSHKANIPVPIHQQSTNQPVFHTQTPGPVVLVPNPGVQAGQRVVQQKQSSANNQPQDQGPKKFYMLKQSGSNWVLVPTQAQIPPPIQCNNDGLLKAVTGNSDSITYRPSSGFKQGAPISVSLPTTQSLPNVIRPQPPNINMNIAIHLPNNGTSYPIPGHTKSNGPQQALQPIRTQMPLDSTHLLSQPCTLAKSTVSPKVNTGRSMKHNAPVMILPNTLRPSQLRPLTSQVGPFPSQISVLPTGQTGLTTGQSGQSQVSPFRQVSVLPTGQTGLTTGQSGQSQVSPFRQVSVLPNAQTGLTAGQTGQSEVVPMPSSSNITVPSVLRNSTSVSNINLFSPPLNFGSQIQMLSPLTSQKGCHTSNSLGGLTNSLDLQPALLNQGLVPELVNLQPQQISPGVVKLTSGPPLISHREERSTVMTSRVRVKSRNEPGEQNRKHKILESWCISCRAIVKCCPHQKPAVVVADKAVETRARQSLPDLLMLKPSIAIPGETGVYAKREILPNTRFGPVVGKLADVNSSTDLDAIGHKTWRIFSDRKLCQLLFTNDESCSNWMMFIKMSKDHNLMAFQSGAHIYFTSLTKIQPGEELVVWYSKEYARLRGIRDYKGTMKCQKCHESFPGNTHLQCHMAEAHPSSQQDKMYKCDVCSYVFSSSSKLRTHLLTHLGVKPHRCKICHKGFTDRSNLRAHSLIHAGVKKFTCETCNKSFRQKAHLVSHQVTHTGKRDLQCFVCERMFGRQSDLSYHMKQHRETKKLSCPVCDRRFYKDCQLIRHMKIHSGQRDYQCHICNKGFITKYHLSRHLKSCERYERFRRKSWPNSLDSIAGVVGQSSEERHFVRPTAPGDMQEIIPPRRRRQMPEVQEGTSSRILRSSRGRPIKPKPIPSYMAQLVSPPSRGLGSAKRKKRVPRKVSRLPNRELDSGSLAHTVSVTLYEVQPGNTQEIGPGVGPPTDGVQQMVQGAISEKTKPTIPPDHSSSMSVYGVQGETSEGSSDMAVDQQQQGSTLSQLAISVPQESSIVLDCDNYVSSSSVTQPHLQSSYAYTSSDPQGDDGIHDGSLTTPLFDLGEGPTMSSAVQVMPTYNSQSFSLEEEDSHSDAFAGPQEHCNPSGSFFMTDAPMSDPVASSSSRSLRHQTHVDSLAEDNHAGTFAEAREHCSPAPALFMTDAAMPDSVASTSSQNLGHGGHRSSLTEDSLFSMDPSHESGTSLSQHTGDSIDDISVDLRAIERALDSDEEEPCTDERRGDSPSENIEE; translated from the exons ATGAACGACACACTAGCAACCATCAACGTTGATCAGCTTAGCAATGCTGTCAATTCAGTTGTCCAGTCTACCGCATTAGGCCAAGTTCCTTTAGACCCCTCCCCACCACCTGCCGATCATCCTGATGCATCCCCTCCCTTCTGTGAGGGGGGTAAGTTACCCTCCCCTGGTGGTGGTACAACACAGGTGGTGCAGCCATGCGCCTCTTATTGTGGGAGAACTTTCGGAGGGAGGCTGGCTGAAGGACATAATAGCATCCCAGCGACTACCATATCTTCTCACAAGGCAAACATTCCAGTACCGATCCATCAGCAGTCTACCAATCAACCGGTTTTTCATACCCAG ACTCCTGGACCAGTAGTTCTTGTACCTAATCCAGGAGTTCAGGCAGGGCAGAGAGTGGTTCAACAGAAACAAAGCTCTGCCAACAATCAACCACAAGACCAAGGGCCAAAAAAGTTCTACATGTTAAAACAATCAG GTTCCAACTGGGTTCTAGTTCCAACACAAGCCCAAATACCACCTCCTATACAGTGTAACAATGATGGTCTGTTGAAGGCTGTCACTGGGAATTCAGATTCCATCACATACCGACCGTCTTCTGGTTTCAAACAAGGCGCTCCCATCTCAGTTTCTCTACCAACTACACAAAG CTTGCCAAATGTGATAAGACCACAGCCACCTAATATAAACATGAACATCGCCATTCATCTACCAAACAATGGGACATCCTACCCTATACCAGGACACACAAAGTCTAATGGACCGCAGCAAGCCCTTCAACCAAtcaggacacagatgcccctaGACTCCACCCATCTTTTGTCCCAACCTTGCACCCTTGCTAAATCAACTGTATCCCCTAAAGTCAATACTGGTCGGTCAATGAAGCACAACGCACCTGTCATGATTCTCCCAAACACCCTTAGACCATCTCAGCTACGACCTTTGACCTCTCAGGTGGGTCCGTTTCCTTCTCAGATCAGCGTACTGCCCACTGGTCAAACAGGACTGACCACTGGACAAAGTGGACAGTCTCAGGTGTCACCGTTTCGTCAGGTTAGTGTACTGCCCACTGGTCAAACAGGACTGACCACTGGACAAAGTGGACAGTCTCAGGTGTCACCGTTTCGTCAAGTTAGTGTACTGCCCAATGCTCAAACAGGACTGACCGCTGGTCAAACAGGACAGTCCGAGGTAGTGCCGATGCCATCAAGCTCGAACATTACGGTTCCGTCTGTTCTTAGGAACAGCACCAGTGTTTCAAACATCAACTTGTTTTCCCCTCCCCTCAACTTCGGATCTCAAATCCAGATGCTGTCACCTTTGACGTCTCAAAAGGGCTGCCATACCAGCAACAGCCTCGGAGGTTTGACCAACTCTTTAGATCTACAACCAGCTCTGTTGAATCAAGGTTTGGTACCTGAACTTGTCAACTTACAACCCCAGCAGATATCTCCTGGTGTAGTCAAACTAACATCTGGACCACCCTTGATCTCACATCGTGAGGAGAGGTCAACGGTTATGACCTCTAGAGTAAGGGTCAAGTCAAGAAACGAGCCAGGAGAGCAGAACAGAAAACATAAAATTCTAGAATCAT GGTGTATTTCCTGTAGAGCTATTGTTAAATGCTGCCCTCATCAGAAACCTGCTGTTGTAGTTGCAGACAAGGCAGTTGAAACCAGAGCAAGGCAGTCTCTACCGGATCTTTTGATGCTCAAACCATCCATTGCCATTCCAGGCGAGACAG GAGTCTACGCCAAGCGGGAGATTCTGCCAAACACTCGATTTGGACCTGTGGTCGGAAAACTTGCTGACGTCAATTCATCGACAGACCTAGATGCAATTGGCCACAAAACATGGCGG ATATTTTCTGATAGAAAATTGTGTCAGCTTCTCTTCACGAACGATGAGAGTTGTTCTAATTGGATGATGTTTATTAAGATGTCCAAAGACCACAACCTAATGGCATTTCAGAGCGGAGCTCACATCTATTTTACATCACTTACAAAAATTCAACCTGGTGAAGAGCTCGTTGTGTGGTATTCCAAGGAGTATGCAAGACTAAGAG GCATCAGGGACTATAAGGGCACCATGAAATGTCAGAAATGCCATGAGAGCTTTCCAGGCAACACTCACCTCCAGTGTCACATGGCTGAAGCCCACCCTTCCTCTCAACAAGACAAGATGTACAAGTGTGACGTGTGCTCCTACGTGTTCTCCTCATCATCCAAGCTAAGAACTCACCTCTTGACGCATCTTGGGGTGAAACCGCATCGATGTAAGATCTGCCACAAGGGATTCACAGACCGTAGTAACCTCAGGGCTCACTCACTTATACATGCAG GAGTGAAGAAGTTCACTTGTGAGACATGCAACAAGAGTTTCCGCCAGAAAGCCCATTTGGTATCTCATCAGGTTACTCATACAGGAAAACGAGACCTTCAGTGTTTCGTCTGTGAGAGGATGTTTGGTAGACAGAGTGATCTCAGTTATCACATGAAACAACATAGAGAAACTAAGAAA TTGAGTTGCCCTGTATGTGACAGAAGATTTTACAAAGACTGCCAGCTGATAAGGCATATGAAGATTCACAGTGGACAAAGGGATTACCAATGCCACATTTGTAACAAAGGATTCATCACTAAATACCATCTCAGTAGACACCTGAAGTCCTGTGAGCGGTATGAGCGATTCCGACGTAAGTCATGGCCTAATAGCTTGGACAGCATAGCAGGAGTGGTTGGCCAATCAAGTGAAGAAAGACATTTTGTAAGGCCCACTGCTCCTGGAGACATGCAAGAAATCATTCCCCCAAGGAGGAGACGTCAAATGCCAGAGGTTCAGGAAGGGACTTCCTCAAGGATTTTGAGAAGCTCTCGTGGGCGACCTATCAAACCGAAGCCTATTCCTTCATACATGGCTCAGCTCGTAAGCCCACCTTCAAGAGGATTGGGAAGTGCAAAGAGAAAGAAGCGGGTGCCAAGGAAGGTTAGCCGACTTCCTAATAGGGAGCTTGACTCTGGTTCCCTAGCACACACTGTTTCTGTGACTTTGTATGAAGTACAACCTGGTAACACCCAAGAGATTGGGCCAGGTGTAGGTCCACCAACAGATGGTGTGCAACAGATGGTTCAAGGTGCCATTTCAGAGAAAACCAAGCCGACAATACCACCTGATCATTCATCATCAATGTCTGTGTATGGTGTCCAGGGGGAGACATCAGAAGGTAGTTCCGACATGGCTGTTGATCAGCAACAGCAGGGCAGCACTTTGTCTCAACTAGCTATTTCTGTCCCTCAAGAATCATCCATAGTTCTTGATTGTGACAATTATGTTTCATCCTCTTCAGTCACCCAACCTCACCTGCAATCATCCTACGCTTACACCTCTTCTGACCCTCAAGGAGATGATGGAATCCATGATGGATCCCTGACAACACCTCTCTTTGATCTAGGTGAAGGGCCAACCATGTCCTCTGCAGTCCAGGTGATGCCAACTTACAACTCCCAATCCTTCTCACTGGAAGAAGAAGACAGCCATTCAGATGCATTTGCTGGACCTCAAGAGCATTGCAATCCATCCGGCTCATTTTTCATGACCGATGCTCCCATGTCGGACCCTGTTGCAAGCAGCTCATCACGGAGCCTTCGCCATCAGACCCATGTTGATTCACTCGCCGAAGACAACCATGCCGGTACCTTTGCAGAAGCTCGGGAACATTGTTCTCCTGCACCGGCATTATTCATGACCGATGCTGCTATGCCTGACTCTGTTGCCAGTACGTCCTCTCAGAACCTTGGTCATGGGGGTCATAGAAGCTCCTTGACAGAGGATTCCCTTTTCTCTATGGATCCCTCTCATGAGTCAGGGACATCACTTTCCCAACACACAGGAGACAGCATAGATGACATCAGTGTAGACTTAAGAGCCATCGAGAGGGCGCTAGACTCGGATGAAGAGGAGCCATGTACTGATGAAAGAAGGGGAGATTCCCCATCAGAGAACATTGAGGAATGA